A DNA window from Cutaneotrichosporon cavernicola HIS019 DNA, chromosome: 2 contains the following coding sequences:
- the ISA2 gene encoding uncharacterized protein (Iron-sulphur cluster biosynthesis): MFQTRSLATAARSVRAFAARPITRSLPPMSLAPLATRVRYASSAASMSSSAPHLPPIPSSPKITVTPPSLDAILEEGFMDDAKLVPENEARINITPEAIRQLAQLAANEPPDTTLALRVGVDSGGCHGYQYIMELVEEKGVDDYVMQAEGAVPVLVDLMSLGMLKGATLHYATELIGSSFRLQDNPQAKEGGNCGCGVSWEAI; the protein is encoded by the exons ATGTTCCAGACACGATCTCTCGCTACCGCAGCGCGCAGCGTGCGTGCTTTCGCTGCGCGGCCTATCACGCGTTCCCTTCCTCCGATGTCGTTGGCTCCTCTCGCCACTCGCGTGAGATATgcctccagcgccgcctccatgtcctcgtcagCGCCCCACCTTCCACCGatcccctcctcccccaaGATCACTgtgacgccgccgtcacTGGACGCAATTCTCGAGGAGGGGTTCATGGACGACGCAAAGCTTGTGCCCGAAAACGAGGCGCGGATCAACATCACCCCTGAGGCGATCAggcagctcgcgcagctcgcggctAACGAACCGCCAGACACGACTCTTGCGCTGCGCGTCGGAGTCGATTCGGGAGGGTGCCATGGGTACCAGTACATTATGGagctggtggaggagaagggggtTGATGACTA cgtcATGCAGGCTGAGGGCGCGGtgcccgtcctcgtcgacctcatgTCCCTCGGAATGCTCAAAG GCGCGACACTGCACTACGCGACCGAGCTCATCGGCTCGTCCTTCCGCCTACAGGACAACCcgcaggccaaggagggTGGCAActgtggctgtggcgtGAGCTGGGAGGCGATCTAG